One genomic window of Sphingomonas ginsengisoli An et al. 2013 includes the following:
- a CDS encoding ribonuclease E/G has translation MTMRMLIDARHPEETRVAVAKGNRIEEFDFESAEHKQLKGNIYLAKVTRVEPSLQAAFVDYGGNRHGFLAFSEIHPDYYQIPREDREALLREEAEHAAEEERLRAQADEDYPHDDDHHDDDGFEARPDEADEADDHHDDEDGEEPAPRSEETGGGGRRAAVDEADDLRRRRQNLRRRYKIQDVIHRRQVLLVQVVKEERGNKGAALTTYLSLAGRYCVLMPNTSHGGGISRKISNGADRKRLKSIMADLALPKTMGLIVRTAGLQRTKTEIKRDFDYLARLWDEIREVTLKSSAPALIYRDSDLIKRAIRDLYHREIEEVIVEGEDGYRAARGFMKLLMPSHVRRVTAHSEATPLFQRYGVEEQLGAMYQPLVQLKSGGYLVINPTEALVSIDINSGRSTREHNIEQTAFQTNLEAANEIARQLRLRDMAGLVVIDFIDMEQNGHVRKVEKAMKEALKNDRARIQVGRISSFGLMEMSRQRLRTGVLEASTKPCPHCDGTGLMRTASSSGLQALRLIEDEAARGRGEKVCLRAGAEAAIYVLNKKRAELADIEARYGVSIEVLVDPSLEGARMSVDSSGPRPVARPVSQPLPTPVDAVEEDEFEDEEFEEEAEDEPAERRGERGPREERGQDDEGGDGKRRRRRRRRGGRNRRRDGEPMEAGEMLANEAEGEGDGETAAPALDAGDTPAHIVEEAEAGDGEAPSRGRRRRGRGGRGGRGEAQVADAAGTDLPAPDEAPMKEPVPSEDPSPDAVEAFAEEKPVSSEDERPKARRRPRARKAEAAAPEPTLDAPVVDAAPETPAAVVAEEAAAEAPAKPKRRSRAKKADAPVAEAVAAPETVSAEPAPEPVTDEPAPAPSNDEAAAADSTDTGPRRQGWWQRTFG, from the coding sequence ATGACAATGCGCATGCTGATCGACGCGCGCCACCCGGAAGAAACCCGGGTCGCGGTCGCCAAGGGTAACCGGATCGAGGAATTCGACTTCGAATCCGCCGAGCACAAGCAGCTCAAGGGCAATATCTATCTCGCCAAGGTAACCAGGGTCGAACCGTCGCTGCAGGCGGCGTTCGTCGATTACGGCGGCAATCGCCACGGCTTCCTCGCCTTCAGCGAAATTCACCCCGACTATTACCAGATCCCGCGCGAGGACCGCGAGGCGCTGCTCCGCGAGGAGGCCGAACACGCCGCCGAGGAAGAGCGGCTGCGCGCCCAGGCGGACGAGGATTATCCGCACGACGACGACCATCACGACGATGACGGCTTCGAGGCTCGTCCCGACGAGGCCGACGAAGCCGACGACCATCACGACGACGAGGACGGCGAAGAGCCGGCCCCGCGCTCGGAGGAAACCGGTGGCGGTGGCCGCCGCGCCGCGGTCGATGAGGCCGACGACCTGCGTCGCCGCCGCCAGAATCTGCGCCGCCGCTACAAGATCCAGGACGTCATCCATCGCCGCCAGGTGCTGCTGGTCCAGGTCGTCAAGGAAGAGCGTGGCAACAAGGGCGCCGCGCTGACCACCTATTTGAGCCTCGCCGGCCGCTATTGCGTGCTGATGCCCAACACCTCGCACGGTGGCGGGATCAGCCGGAAGATCTCCAACGGCGCCGACCGCAAGCGGTTGAAGTCGATCATGGCCGACCTGGCGCTGCCCAAGACGATGGGCCTCATCGTCCGCACCGCCGGGCTCCAGCGCACCAAGACCGAGATCAAGCGCGACTTCGACTATCTCGCCCGCCTGTGGGACGAGATCCGCGAGGTGACGCTCAAGTCGAGCGCGCCCGCGCTCATCTATCGCGACAGTGACTTGATCAAGCGCGCGATCCGCGACCTCTATCATCGTGAGATCGAGGAAGTGATCGTCGAGGGCGAGGACGGCTATCGCGCCGCCCGCGGCTTCATGAAGCTGCTGATGCCGAGCCACGTCCGCCGCGTCACCGCCCACTCCGAAGCGACCCCCTTGTTCCAGCGCTACGGCGTCGAGGAGCAGTTGGGCGCGATGTACCAGCCACTCGTCCAGCTGAAGAGCGGCGGCTACCTCGTGATCAATCCGACCGAGGCGCTGGTGTCGATCGACATCAACTCGGGCCGCTCGACCCGCGAGCATAATATCGAGCAGACCGCCTTCCAGACCAATCTGGAAGCGGCGAACGAGATCGCTCGCCAGCTGCGCCTGCGCGACATGGCTGGCCTCGTCGTCATCGACTTCATCGACATGGAACAGAACGGCCATGTTCGGAAGGTCGAGAAGGCGATGAAGGAGGCGCTCAAGAACGATCGCGCCCGCATCCAGGTCGGCCGTATCTCGAGCTTCGGCTTGATGGAGATGAGCCGCCAGCGGCTGCGCACCGGCGTGCTCGAAGCCTCGACCAAGCCCTGCCCGCATTGCGACGGCACCGGCCTGATGCGCACCGCTTCCTCGTCGGGTCTCCAAGCGCTCCGCCTGATCGAGGACGAGGCCGCGCGCGGCCGCGGCGAAAAGGTCTGCCTGCGCGCCGGCGCCGAGGCCGCCATCTACGTGCTCAACAAGAAGCGCGCCGAACTGGCCGACATCGAGGCCCGCTACGGCGTCTCGATCGAGGTGCTGGTTGATCCCAGCCTCGAAGGTGCGCGGATGAGCGTCGACAGCTCGGGCCCGCGCCCGGTCGCCCGTCCCGTCTCCCAGCCGCTGCCGACCCCGGTCGACGCGGTCGAGGAGGACGAGTTCGAGGACGAGGAGTTTGAGGAAGAGGCCGAGGACGAGCCCGCGGAGCGGCGCGGCGAGCGCGGCCCGCGCGAGGAGCGTGGCCAGGACGACGAGGGCGGCGACGGCAAGCGTCGGCGTCGGCGTCGGCGCCGCGGCGGACGCAATCGCCGCCGTGACGGCGAGCCGATGGAAGCCGGTGAAATGCTCGCCAACGAGGCCGAGGGCGAAGGTGACGGCGAGACTGCCGCGCCGGCGCTCGACGCCGGCGACACGCCCGCGCACATCGTCGAGGAAGCCGAGGCCGGTGACGGGGAAGCGCCCTCGCGCGGCCGTCGTCGTCGCGGTCGCGGCGGTCGTGGTGGACGGGGCGAGGCGCAGGTCGCCGACGCCGCCGGCACCGACCTCCCCGCGCCCGACGAAGCGCCGATGAAGGAGCCGGTGCCGTCGGAAGACCCCTCGCCCGACGCGGTCGAGGCCTTTGCCGAGGAGAAGCCTGTCTCGAGCGAAGACGAGAGGCCGAAGGCCCGCCGCCGTCCCCGCGCCCGCAAGGCCGAGGCCGCTGCGCCCGAGCCGACGCTCGACGCTCCGGTCGTCGACGCGGCGCCCGAAACGCCGGCCGCGGTCGTCGCCGAGGAAGCCGCCGCGGAAGCCCCGGCCAAGCCCAAGCGCCGCAGCCGCGCCAAGAAGGCGGACGCCCCAGTGGCCGAAGCCGTCGCCGCGCCGGAGACCGTCAGTGCCGAACCCGCGCCCGAGCCGGTGACCGACGAGCCCGCTCCCGCGCCGAGCAACGACGAGGCGGCCGCCGCCGACTCCACCGACACCGGCCCGCGCCGGCAAGGCTGGTGGCAGCGCACCTTCGGCTGA